One genomic segment of Candidatus Fukatsuia endosymbiont of Tuberolachnus salignus includes these proteins:
- a CDS encoding TcdA/TcdB catalytic glycosyltransferase domain-containing protein → MSKETLIHEIQNVLSTDKAVFYRIDQLLKEYQGSGTVGRDQELSVLARIQTELEKLLIYDYHLVNLQLMSKIRTILDKVLQEKHSRLTPVEKNIHFVWIGTIGSVQITYMKAWTYYNPDYAINLWHDPDALLAGVLRKKIKLYAGTLLGIGIGNLGPDSTASTSIRAVIDLQNEFYKGYLLAKNSPNETFDDCVTRFLWDKGWSTLDELEQIKSENKRAFNRAVAELNAAQSVRTPTQPNKPIRLREINTALFQNTAGKDYYKYYLKELGLRQNLASASDKARYMILYKEGGVYLDADLLPHPHGEVWQKIKTELLDNINKKKAINDTYPQDDPIYVKGVSLLELVDVFRSLFSNKPTMFETNIYRRRAYVEIVLMNSLLRACHGDGQPPKPDYQQLALDINRGNSDPFFNAIQPLFPEIDRIIETLPKKMLMDPLGELRILRDGIGYMEHPYVEGRITNSYLLAPKNSAALLKILDLVFQKDTKIEEDQIDRVNVSNPPSPPRRSSNEYSTLDINLMMYRYDGWIDGSVATVYSSGPKIITAWLTDYVTQHPELAAYFEVFKQQFFVFSNISRNTEEDMKSTWIGSAMISRNNYYEKPSIYKSQLIIQFDSDPSTEAAARWLYNKRRENSLWVKIIRNGGRIALHCHIPTNFKFYDNGAEEKARILLIGRGENGQLNGLNGDKIAEGIVKVLASPEVKPYIDARISFTDQSTNVISRISVVASGIESFDTEASDIRSGTSVSLNHGFTYQLLTQLRQAGLVIQGGISIRDAMIGVDTVGRKWTGNWDTLSKKILWHSAQSAYKWIGVLDPADKTVKFTKVVLGKDLLTQIRPWIDINKHGRFGLFSRYAFRDGLIPSKMSDTFNEDDFALFTDKFDHAVGHRVLMADVMALFSGMKKKELPGGKKVRSAIVDERADQLRILRDVLQQVTFNERQDQWLTWLASSRLVEEKTQQKLRQLLTDNPHYYAQLRASADEELFDFYYVDFAQKNAYYPIINHLGTESQNIILIYLGNLGKRLQALMKKIAQPGSLVSTSSLDFFQENILKLSSEQTHLVYSVWKTGQGTVSTAIFQANVIEIAADLPPMIPREKTLLLAGSYLNSAFLFENLTEEIALLGRSVPADSLALLQKITPVNGQNKSKVPFLHPNTGVMTEVETNKNAFRQARDSLEKNYLIPWPDNSLMMFSEKGYSYKKAVDLSSWVFNKIFVAHFLIEQIKAGKGLFAQPETQGLPDGLRQTLVLQHYVGIMGMTNDLVDDAARLSYFTASKVLNRQTVVFSLRKMAYLSSELLASTTTTHRYAVLAKGILEKNQIQYALKKFTTNISKTAMGLGLAFSAIDVALTTEAFLNAPDNDSQMILGTQLGFSVLGFGIQLGAIGLALTGATSMALALGVLALVVAVTGVLVVLLLESFQKEANEVKTCALFLKTLKESRETGYLLKNGCFVHEGTACIRGLELGTDCKIIFGSQRYQAYRSTSSGSSHAKFERLNVLKEFKSSGVALTALPSGNDTGEVLNHNLVLPCIARTDYDFSYTMSGSRTIDDESDATFASLRALARNHEDFVFSHSKIVTGLAQVTYLHREIKAITASRRPTNIRVRINPLFQQQWALHFPWIENKEDYNEEHAIFKTENPDWQTMEYEEFKEKVKVQEQLFREEIINNARKITYHIDNAANTQQILVLPPPDFPLTLWLRGSNWLISALNLGTIAPLRRESDQLQIGRHKIYVALVADQNIRIQYLIHRKATLIQRITVSEMNIVSLVFDAADCPENSIKREIELLYQSQKNAYNDFSGLQHLLIKNYHEGDYHGNAHYLIKNKKLVFAPVLAPFKFATEYAQFLVEEANQAFFYANLDLHAESIAMATSGRINHPFQPTFWITHCGLSRLEFINYSFLPFFSSSTRLQIKTEIVEEQGQLMLIERYKKSNSSVEIQYAININFAANQPLLLRKIQFSQDIFSISRVGEWFSGSSQTTLEQLQALLCTTLLGNHTSISAGKIYADEMVYITNTENTKEYWWSRSCGILTSITLPTGKQEKIKPIWSGRTDYQRASFWTPVGDENAQGLKKLYVKRNTEPHIDYTIDYTKLGLLKHSGHTLERLYVEDAQGNTYALDVSGRAYLSRIGSAWLNTHRNDLPAAFEPLFASNSDEVEERFHLPVLSVEGFLCTERGDAAAYDTHPLKTWYDKRLKRFYFYQPVDGQKPDYLSDDAQRKAALWDTRDKALLQVGSMSIGRAQTFNLVIPINRLPPAKRMMSHVQKAWKNEGLLYLQNGKLLFTSDFTQSPHDFSLHGITEEYLAPYLLSYQLTQALKEEFFTLFNSRTYSYHHYSSWQTRLADTSSGVPDLSAINFAKRKAQLRKILIDKIVTKTPQEESIAPRHMWAFLAAYLVNFLPQEQLRTRDLQKMIGEAFTTIQSRVVRISLHQKKCLQFGQYGWYDSQAAVLFIMPREKNERVNCQYLSMSRDGNSLYVSAEEQKVYKLAALQEWTTTHDWPAASQPVVTPLFIKRLGDELIFIEKVSPSSERQEIIPFSADFLSDMPEIKTLYPGRKSATLPIKMQDWSEIHVVIRAKGRGRGESVNLLINKNQLAEYKVQREGSDLWIFRGRRKFALCVTDVLDSDPMPEDITLKVATKVSEVTVTLGQLVEKYNNKPNQLETFYDEVIHPTYLLDDLLTDFI, encoded by the coding sequence ATGAGCAAAGAAACATTAATACACGAAATACAGAACGTACTCAGTACTGACAAAGCGGTTTTTTATCGAATCGATCAGTTGCTAAAAGAATACCAAGGATCGGGTACTGTCGGCAGAGACCAAGAACTCAGTGTGTTAGCACGTATACAAACTGAGCTGGAAAAACTGTTAATTTATGATTACCACCTGGTTAATCTACAACTGATGTCTAAAATCCGAACCATTTTAGACAAAGTTTTACAAGAAAAACACAGCCGATTAACGCCGGTAGAGAAAAACATCCATTTCGTCTGGATTGGCACGATAGGCTCTGTACAAATCACTTACATGAAAGCCTGGACTTATTACAACCCGGATTATGCCATCAATTTATGGCACGATCCTGACGCATTGCTTGCCGGTGTCCTGCGCAAAAAAATTAAGCTCTACGCAGGCACGCTACTCGGTATTGGTATTGGTAATTTGGGGCCAGACAGCACCGCCTCAACGAGTATTCGAGCGGTCATAGATTTACAAAACGAATTTTACAAAGGTTACCTCCTCGCAAAAAACAGTCCGAATGAAACGTTTGATGACTGTGTTACCCGATTCCTGTGGGACAAAGGGTGGAGTACCCTAGATGAACTAGAGCAAATAAAATCGGAGAATAAGCGTGCTTTCAATCGGGCCGTTGCTGAGCTTAACGCTGCTCAGAGTGTTAGAACGCCCACTCAGCCAAACAAGCCGATTCGTTTACGTGAAATCAACACGGCCCTGTTTCAAAATACAGCAGGAAAAGACTATTACAAATATTACCTTAAAGAGCTGGGTTTAAGGCAAAATCTCGCTTCGGCTTCTGATAAGGCCCGTTACATGATCCTCTATAAAGAGGGCGGTGTTTATCTGGATGCTGACCTATTGCCACATCCTCATGGAGAGGTTTGGCAGAAGATAAAAACAGAACTTCTGGACAATATCAACAAGAAAAAAGCCATCAATGATACTTATCCACAAGATGATCCCATTTATGTGAAAGGGGTATCTTTGCTAGAGTTAGTGGATGTATTCCGATCCCTCTTCTCGAATAAGCCAACCATGTTTGAAACAAACATCTATCGCCGACGTGCTTATGTCGAAATAGTTTTGATGAACAGTCTGTTACGCGCCTGTCATGGTGACGGTCAGCCACCGAAACCAGATTACCAACAGCTGGCCCTGGATATCAATCGAGGAAACTCGGATCCCTTTTTCAACGCTATCCAACCCCTGTTTCCAGAGATCGACCGCATCATCGAGACCCTACCCAAAAAAATGTTGATGGATCCCCTGGGTGAGCTGCGAATACTACGGGATGGCATAGGCTATATGGAGCACCCTTATGTAGAAGGACGGATCACCAACTCTTATCTTCTTGCCCCTAAAAACAGCGCTGCGCTATTGAAAATACTGGATCTGGTTTTTCAAAAAGATACAAAAATAGAAGAGGATCAGATAGATAGGGTCAATGTTTCCAATCCACCCAGCCCACCGCGCCGCTCTTCTAACGAGTACTCCACACTAGATATAAACTTAATGATGTACCGCTATGATGGCTGGATAGATGGCTCAGTAGCCACCGTCTACAGTTCGGGGCCAAAGATCATCACCGCCTGGTTAACCGATTATGTCACCCAGCATCCCGAATTGGCCGCGTATTTTGAGGTGTTTAAACAGCAATTTTTTGTTTTTTCAAACATCAGTAGAAATACCGAAGAGGATATGAAGTCTACTTGGATTGGATCGGCAATGATAAGTCGGAATAACTACTACGAAAAGCCTTCCATCTATAAAAGTCAGCTGATTATACAATTTGATAGTGACCCCTCAACTGAAGCTGCAGCACGTTGGCTGTATAACAAGCGCAGAGAGAACAGTCTATGGGTGAAAATAATTCGTAATGGTGGGCGTATCGCTCTTCATTGCCACATCCCAACGAATTTTAAATTTTACGATAACGGTGCTGAGGAAAAAGCCCGTATCCTGCTGATTGGGCGTGGTGAAAACGGGCAATTGAATGGTCTTAACGGCGATAAAATAGCGGAAGGAATCGTAAAGGTACTCGCCAGCCCGGAAGTCAAGCCCTATATCGATGCACGCATTTCGTTTACGGACCAATCCACAAATGTGATCTCACGGATTAGTGTCGTCGCCAGTGGCATCGAATCCTTTGACACAGAGGCATCAGACATCCGCTCTGGCACCTCTGTCTCCCTCAATCATGGATTTACTTATCAGCTACTGACACAGCTGCGGCAAGCCGGCCTGGTGATCCAGGGAGGAATTTCTATACGTGATGCTATGATCGGTGTTGATACGGTGGGACGAAAATGGACGGGGAATTGGGATACATTGAGCAAAAAAATTCTTTGGCACTCTGCTCAATCCGCTTATAAATGGATCGGTGTGTTAGACCCTGCGGATAAAACCGTCAAGTTTACTAAAGTCGTATTGGGAAAAGACCTCCTAACACAAATACGTCCCTGGATAGACATCAATAAGCACGGCAGGTTTGGCCTTTTTAGCCGCTACGCATTTAGAGATGGACTCATTCCATCCAAAATGAGTGATACTTTTAATGAAGACGATTTTGCCCTGTTTACTGATAAATTCGATCATGCTGTTGGGCACCGCGTTCTTATGGCAGATGTCATGGCGTTGTTTTCTGGCATGAAAAAAAAAGAATTGCCCGGGGGGAAGAAAGTACGTTCAGCTATTGTCGACGAACGCGCTGATCAATTGCGTATACTGAGAGATGTTCTACAACAGGTGACGTTTAACGAGCGACAGGATCAATGGTTGACCTGGCTTGCCTCTTCTAGACTGGTAGAAGAAAAAACGCAACAAAAACTGCGACAATTGCTAACCGACAATCCACATTACTATGCTCAGCTAAGAGCATCGGCAGATGAAGAATTGTTTGATTTTTATTATGTTGATTTCGCCCAAAAAAATGCCTACTACCCGATCATCAATCACCTGGGGACTGAATCCCAGAATATTATATTGATTTATCTGGGTAATCTGGGAAAACGTCTGCAAGCCCTGATGAAAAAAATAGCGCAACCTGGATCACTCGTCTCAACCTCATCATTGGATTTTTTTCAAGAAAACATCTTAAAATTAAGCAGTGAGCAAACACACTTGGTTTATTCTGTTTGGAAAACCGGTCAAGGCACGGTTTCTACGGCCATTTTCCAAGCAAATGTAATCGAGATCGCCGCTGATTTACCGCCAATGATCCCGCGAGAAAAAACCTTGCTTCTTGCCGGATCATATCTTAACAGTGCCTTCCTTTTTGAAAATCTAACAGAAGAAATTGCCCTTCTAGGTCGCTCAGTTCCAGCAGATTCTCTGGCTTTATTGCAAAAAATCACGCCGGTGAATGGTCAAAATAAATCGAAAGTCCCCTTTTTGCATCCCAACACGGGCGTGATGACGGAGGTTGAAACCAACAAAAACGCCTTCAGACAAGCACGGGACAGCCTGGAAAAAAATTACCTCATCCCTTGGCCTGATAACAGTTTAATGATGTTTTCAGAAAAGGGGTATTCATATAAAAAGGCGGTCGATCTTTCAAGCTGGGTGTTTAATAAAATCTTTGTAGCACATTTTCTTATCGAGCAAATCAAAGCGGGTAAAGGTTTGTTCGCTCAGCCTGAGACACAAGGTCTCCCCGATGGATTAAGACAAACTCTGGTGCTACAACATTATGTCGGCATCATGGGGATGACCAATGATCTGGTCGATGACGCCGCCAGATTGTCTTATTTCACGGCGAGCAAGGTTTTGAACAGACAAACGGTGGTGTTTTCTTTACGTAAGATGGCCTATCTTTCTTCAGAGCTCCTCGCAAGCACGACGACCACCCATCGTTACGCGGTGTTAGCCAAAGGGATCCTGGAAAAAAACCAGATCCAGTACGCACTGAAAAAATTCACTACCAATATCAGCAAAACCGCTATGGGCTTAGGGCTGGCGTTCAGTGCCATCGATGTGGCATTGACGACCGAGGCTTTTTTAAATGCCCCGGATAACGATTCACAAATGATCCTCGGTACACAATTGGGTTTTAGTGTGCTAGGTTTCGGCATACAGCTGGGTGCTATCGGGCTGGCATTAACCGGTGCGACAAGCATGGCGCTGGCGCTTGGCGTACTGGCTTTGGTTGTTGCCGTGACCGGTGTATTGGTCGTCTTGCTGTTGGAATCTTTTCAGAAAGAAGCCAATGAAGTTAAGACTTGCGCTTTATTTCTCAAAACGCTGAAAGAGAGCCGTGAGACAGGCTACCTACTGAAGAATGGCTGCTTTGTTCATGAAGGTACCGCGTGTATCCGCGGGCTGGAATTAGGTACTGACTGCAAGATTATTTTTGGATCACAACGATACCAGGCGTATCGGAGCACTTCATCAGGCAGTTCTCATGCTAAATTTGAGAGATTAAATGTATTAAAGGAATTTAAGAGTTCTGGTGTCGCTCTCACCGCACTGCCATCCGGCAATGATACCGGTGAAGTGTTAAATCATAACCTCGTTTTGCCTTGTATTGCGCGGACTGACTACGATTTTTCTTATACAATGAGTGGATCTAGAACCATAGACGATGAATCCGATGCAACCTTTGCTAGCCTCAGGGCGCTGGCCAGGAATCACGAAGATTTTGTCTTTTCTCATAGCAAAATCGTCACCGGCCTTGCACAGGTGACCTATCTTCATCGTGAAATAAAAGCGATCACAGCCAGCAGAAGGCCCACCAACATCAGGGTGAGGATTAACCCACTGTTTCAACAGCAATGGGCACTGCATTTCCCCTGGATAGAAAATAAAGAGGACTACAACGAAGAACACGCGATTTTTAAAACAGAAAACCCCGATTGGCAGACAATGGAATATGAAGAGTTCAAGGAAAAAGTCAAAGTACAGGAGCAGCTATTTCGAGAGGAAATTATCAATAATGCCCGTAAGATCACTTACCATATTGACAACGCTGCAAACACTCAACAAATCCTGGTTTTGCCGCCCCCTGACTTTCCGCTAACATTGTGGCTACGAGGAAGTAACTGGTTGATTAGTGCCCTTAACTTGGGAACAATAGCACCACTCAGAAGGGAAAGCGATCAATTACAGATTGGTAGACACAAAATCTACGTAGCGCTTGTCGCCGATCAAAACATTCGGATCCAGTATTTGATCCATCGAAAAGCAACCCTGATCCAGCGTATTACCGTTAGCGAAATGAATATTGTTTCGCTAGTCTTTGATGCCGCCGACTGCCCCGAAAACAGCATAAAAAGAGAGATTGAGCTTTTATATCAGAGTCAAAAAAACGCCTACAACGACTTTTCTGGGCTACAACATCTGTTGATCAAAAATTACCACGAAGGTGATTACCATGGGAATGCGCATTATCTGATTAAAAATAAAAAACTGGTCTTCGCTCCGGTACTGGCTCCCTTTAAATTTGCCACTGAATATGCTCAATTCCTCGTCGAGGAAGCCAATCAGGCTTTTTTCTATGCCAACCTTGATCTACATGCTGAATCTATTGCAATGGCAACTTCAGGCAGGATCAATCATCCTTTTCAGCCAACTTTCTGGATCACACATTGCGGACTGTCTCGATTGGAGTTCATCAATTATTCTTTTCTTCCCTTCTTTTCTTCATCGACAAGGTTACAGATCAAGACAGAGATAGTAGAAGAGCAAGGGCAATTGATGCTGATAGAACGCTACAAAAAAAGCAACTCATCGGTAGAGATACAGTACGCGATTAATATCAATTTTGCTGCCAATCAGCCTTTATTGTTGAGAAAAATCCAGTTTAGCCAAGATATCTTCAGCATTTCCCGTGTCGGTGAATGGTTCTCAGGATCCTCACAGACTACTCTGGAACAACTGCAAGCTCTCCTTTGTACCACACTACTGGGCAACCATACGTCGATATCTGCAGGCAAGATCTATGCTGATGAAATGGTTTATATCACCAACACCGAGAACACAAAAGAGTATTGGTGGAGCCGATCATGCGGGATACTCACCTCGATCACTCTGCCGACAGGGAAACAGGAAAAGATCAAACCAATATGGAGCGGAAGAACCGATTATCAACGGGCCAGCTTTTGGACGCCCGTGGGCGATGAAAATGCACAGGGGCTGAAAAAACTTTATGTAAAACGTAACACTGAACCTCATATCGATTATACCATCGATTATACCAAACTGGGTCTCCTTAAACACAGCGGACACACGCTGGAACGGCTCTATGTTGAAGATGCGCAAGGGAATACTTACGCTCTCGATGTTTCTGGGCGAGCATATTTATCACGTATAGGCAGCGCCTGGTTGAACACGCATAGAAACGATCTCCCTGCCGCTTTTGAGCCGTTATTTGCCAGCAACAGTGATGAAGTAGAAGAACGTTTTCATCTTCCCGTGCTCAGCGTAGAAGGATTTCTATGTACCGAAAGAGGGGACGCTGCTGCATACGATACGCATCCATTAAAAACCTGGTATGACAAGCGCTTAAAAAGATTTTATTTCTACCAACCGGTTGATGGACAAAAGCCGGATTACCTCAGTGACGATGCTCAGCGTAAAGCTGCACTGTGGGATACACGTGACAAAGCTCTGCTTCAGGTAGGCAGTATGAGCATTGGTAGGGCACAAACCTTCAACCTCGTGATCCCGATAAACAGGCTGCCACCTGCAAAACGGATGATGAGTCATGTACAGAAAGCCTGGAAAAATGAAGGGTTACTCTATCTGCAAAACGGCAAGTTGCTCTTTACTTCTGATTTTACACAATCTCCCCATGATTTTTCTTTGCACGGTATTACCGAAGAATACCTTGCGCCCTATTTACTGTCTTACCAATTAACACAGGCCTTAAAAGAAGAATTTTTCACCCTTTTCAATAGTCGCACCTACAGCTACCATCACTACAGCAGTTGGCAAACCCGCCTTGCCGATACGTCTTCTGGTGTGCCAGACCTGTCTGCGATTAATTTCGCCAAACGAAAAGCACAACTACGGAAAATTTTGATAGATAAAATAGTCACAAAAACACCTCAAGAGGAATCTATTGCGCCTAGACATATGTGGGCTTTTTTAGCGGCATATCTTGTCAATTTCCTGCCACAAGAACAGCTCCGTACTCGCGACTTGCAAAAAATGATTGGAGAAGCCTTCACGACCATTCAAAGTCGTGTTGTACGTATTTCACTGCATCAAAAAAAATGCCTACAATTTGGACAATATGGATGGTATGACAGCCAGGCGGCGGTGTTATTTATCATGCCGAGAGAAAAAAACGAGCGGGTCAACTGTCAATATTTGTCGATGAGCCGAGATGGAAACAGCCTCTATGTCAGTGCCGAAGAACAAAAGGTGTATAAACTGGCAGCATTACAAGAGTGGACCACAACGCACGATTGGCCTGCCGCATCGCAACCCGTGGTCACACCTCTGTTTATCAAACGTCTCGGCGATGAGCTGATCTTTATTGAAAAAGTTTCCCCTTCATCTGAACGCCAGGAAATAATACCTTTTTCTGCTGATTTTCTCTCAGACATGCCGGAGATAAAAACCCTGTATCCGGGGCGAAAATCTGCAACCCTGCCTATCAAGATGCAGGATTGGTCAGAGATCCATGTTGTCATTCGGGCTAAGGGCAGAGGGCGGGGAGAAAGTGTGAATTTGCTTATCAACAAAAATCAATTAGCTGAATACAAGGTGCAACGAGAGGGGAGCGATCTATGGATTTTTCGCGGTAGAAGAAAATTCGCACTCTGTGTTACTGACGTATTGGATTCAGATCCTATGCCTGAAGATATCACTCTGAAGGTAGCCACAAAGGTGAGCGAAGTGACAGTGACACTGGGTCAACTGGTCGAAAAATACAACAATAAACCCAATCAGCTGGAGACATTTTATGATGAAGTCATTCATCCCACCTATCTCCTGGATGATCTCTTAACTGATTTTATCTAG